The genomic interval TTCAAGCTGTTTCTTCCAAACTGTCTCCAAAACTCATCACAACGAAATGTCAGCATCAATCATACCGGGACAGATGTAAAACCTGCTAAGCGTTTCATTAGAAAACCCATATTTTCACACTCAGCCacagtaaacaaataaatagtaGGTGCACTTTTAGCGACGTTAGGGTGACctgtgcccgttttcaccatcaatctttattttttaagtgacccctatgaaaacaaaatgcctgttatatgttaccataggggtcacttaaaaataagggattgatggtgaaaacgggcactaatCAATTATTTTAAGGTGGAACTTTACAATGGAAGGAGTCCACTTCCATTTATTTAATAGTTCTTGGTCAtagtttaattattataatcatactataattatttataactacaATACCTAACTGCTGCTGGCTTTATTACAagttttgctcgattttagTGATAGTGAAAACGAAATGTAggtaatgttacaaaaaagaGGTGCACTACAAAgtaaaagttatattttattgtttgtatatTGTTTGCTtcttattttaacaattttatttaatgtctgagtcacttaaataaaaaatatgaaatcgcTATGCATAATCAGCTGGTAAACGGCACACGATGGCCTTCTACACATATTTTTACTGTGACTCAGGTGTTCTTAGTAATCAGCCTTTGAGAAATGGCACCCTTAGCTTTCGATTGGAAACGCCCTGCCTTACAAATTTGTTTAGTTACCATAATTTGTCTTGTTCGCTCCACTCGGATCAGtagattttatttgatttatttggCGCCATTTTTTGTAAGCATCCGAGTTGATTAACTCATTAATTCTGatagattaattttaattttaaatcggaaaacttaataaaaaaactactatctaaaatattaaacattttgatTGACTATGGCTTGCTTATTTGATGAGAGCGGTATCTTTTGTAACCAAAAttttaccaaaaatattattaaataatttaattaagaaagaaaaaaattccGTACTTTTATTACTGGTCTAATTGCAAAAAAGCATTCCCgtaccgggaatcgaacccgagccTCCTGGGTGAAAGCCAGGTATCCTAGCCACTAGACCATACGGGAGATGTTTGCGTGGTCGAATTTAATGTTAACATTTGCACAGATAAAACATTTGCCATTGCGTGAATCacgcaaattacattttattgcgTGACGTTTCACTTGTTTGTGAGTTTTATTTGGATTTGatggttaataataataaatgaaggTTATCGACTTCAATATCACTTTCACGATTCTTATTGGTCAACTGTCGGCAAAGCAGTTTGCACAGTAGTATTATAATAATCGCATAGCAATTGAGTAATGTTGTagaattttgtattattattatgccaGCTGTGACACTAAAAGTAAATTAACACAACTGAATCaattaaaattgataatttgatattcttatgaaaaataaataacaaaaatacaaagtattggtatcaaaattcatttattatttcataacattaaaattttaaatagctCGTGTGTTTTGATCGATGGTACAAATAGGTACTCAAGACAAAGAAGCAATAAATTATGTAGTTTCACAGATTTCACGTACATGAGTGGTTCCATTATTGGGTTATGTGTTTTGAATATTGTATGGACTTTCTTTTATCTGCTTGTAAGTTAAGTATTTCatttgtacagtcaacagcacataaGACTATAAGTAAATGTAGCAAAATAGTTCCTAATTACCATCtgaggctgagttacaccatcttaatttaactataacaaacgtcaaaaatctgttaaactccatacaaaaaacaccggtcatcgttatacgcttgtattcacaaacattactatgaggtctcacagtgcacgtggacgcacagggtcacacgagaaccaatcacagagctctattcaatgctgtgcgttcgatttgctagttcacttaagcaagcatcgtgaatacgggcggtggttacggttaaagttaggtgctacaactcagcctaaatatttatttccagTAAAAGATCTATCCAAATATCTGAATCTGGTAGTTGAGTCCGCTTCCCCTCTCGCTCTTTAGACGAATGTTGGCGAAGGTGGACCCTACTCCTCCTGCGGTGATGGTTGCCTTCGCTTCGGAGCGGTCCAGGTCTATGGCTGTGATGCCCTGGAAATATAAAAGTTGATGATGGTTATTACATGTGGTTTTTACTTGTACGAGTATGGTCAGagtgtaaggcccagaacagacggtgaaacgcaactgcaacgaaactgaaactttctgatgattcttatgaatgaaactgaaactgaaagtttcaaactggtccgtcatgtgtggtctcttaACGGatgctatggcagaaacttagatgcaactcaaaagtaactagcagttgcagttgcgtttcaccgtctgttctgggcctaaggaaCATGTTTGGAAAATTTGCAAAACATTACTAACTAGCcacccgcccctgcttcgcacaggtacaaattatacttaaaaccttcctcttgaatcactctatctattaaaaaatcgcatcaaaatccgttgcgttgTTTTGAAGATCTAAGAATACATAGGGATAGACAGACGAAAACGACTTTGTTTTGAGTAGTATGTAGTGATGAGTTACAGCTGCCTAAAGCTGTTGATTTTATAGTCACCTAGTTTTTAATGATCTAACCCTTCAAAtaccagcgaatcgagacacaatagaaaccaaattgttaccgcggtctcattCGACCATTTATTAGGGTTCCAAAAGCtaatagttacctacttatctgATGCCTAGAATTTTAGTAAACTCTCAagtatataaataatttattaaggtTCCTCTTAACGACTCTGTTGTACTTTATAGGTCACCTAGTATTAgaatttaattcagaatttgATTTTATATTGTGTCTAGGTTCTTGGCAGAGTTTCACTGTTTCTCGACTGTTTATTGATTCCTGAGGCCTTAATAAGGCtttgatattataataatagatGTAAACTTAACCAATTTTAGGTGGAAATACATATATTGCGTATTTCCAATTGCAATTATTCAGTAAATACTACATACCTTAATGATTTTTGTGCTCGTCGAATTGTTATAGAAAACATTCTTCGTCCGGGTCTTCAGTGGGATCGACGACAGTTGTACAGCCTCCAAGTACAGCAGCTCACTGTTAAGACTCGTGCCAACATTGAGATCCGAACTCTGCGTGTTTACAAATAAAACGCACAAAATCAACGCGAATGTCGCTATGGAAGCCATTTTGTGTTTTCTTTCCGATGCTAGACGGATGTATGCAATCCAAAATGTTTAGATGTAACATAAATATGTTTTGAGTAAAGCACTTGAAGATAATATGAGAAACAATAGGTATTGAAAGATTAAAATGTCTGTTtgtcaatagttttattttaaacaatcaTTTGTGATCTGAAttttactgatcctgaaaattacgaaataattgaaaattaaagAGCCAAATCAAGTTTAGTAATACACGTTTGTAGCATTAGACAAATATACATAATAGGAGATAAGTGAATGGAGCCGCGTGTAAGAGCTAGCCATAAGAtgacaaataatattttctttacttATCTATTGATATGGATGATTGGGATGATTGATCTATCAGTGTGAGTCGTCACATTATCAAGATAAATAAGATGTGAAGATGATCAAGAAATTCTATGAAATCATAACACAAGTGCGTCATGGCTGAATTCAAGAGTTTTAATAATCTTCTGAATGATTTTTCATAATGGTCCTTTAAGTAGTAATATTTCTCGGAATAGGTACGTTGTTATCGTAGTATCAAAATGTCAGGAAAATGCAACCAAAAAATAGAGTAGAGATTGTCGGGAcgaaacattttttatccaaaaGATCCCCTTAAATTTCAGTTTAACCCATTCAGAGCCGCTCTAATAAGTGACCATAATTATCACCCccacgcgccgcgccgccgcgcgcgtACCTATTCGGCCCGCCCATAAtactcaaaaatattaaaaccacGTGACAAGTGTAAATCCTTTAACGTCTTTAGTACTCGTATTTTTGACCCAGACGCTTCTGAAAACTTGGGTCTACTCACTCAATCTTGTACAACACTTGTTCAAATATTTCCCCCAATCATACAGTAAAGTTGAAAAAGTCCAAGCTCAGCATCGAGTGCTCGAGTGTGGGACATGAAAAAGCGATCGTCGGTCGGCCAATTTATCCGAGCAGGACGGTGGTGAATGGAAAAGATGTAGAAGCATAACCAACCACGCTCCTATGTAAATTAATAAGTAGCCGACACAAACGAAGGTTTCTTTTATAAGCACCTTCAAAGCTAAGTTGTATAAAAATAACCGCTTGCAGTAAGATCAAAATGCTCATTGACTGGTATTTACGATAAATAGAAGAAGTATCAAATAGAATAAGCCTACGCGCAAACCACCgaatttttgtcggccgatagttcaGTCGGGCAGTTAATTAGTATGGGCATGTtaggaagtgcgcacattacaccaattgattcttcttcatacaaattaaaatcgggccctactatcggccaactaaatcGGTAGTCTGTGCCTAGGCTTAATACGCACCCACGATCCTTAGATATCTCCTCGGATAAAACTTGGTAGATTTGTACTTAAACTTGAAAATTAAAGTAGTAGATTgaagaaaacaaaaaagttaaattaatgtaGTCTACTTAATGAGCACATACGTGAGTAGgtctaaactttaaataaaaaaatatttttcttaactcAAACTGTTTAAAACCGACCTGCTTCTATGCTATCCTCGTTTGCTTTATGGCTTTATCAAAAGTTGGACACATTAGCACCAGATGTGCCCTGGTTCGCCAACTTTTTTCGTCCCTTCTCAACGTATAATAATGAAACGAATGGGCGGCTCGTTCGTAATTTTTTAGGGTGCAGCTCTATGATGAGCTATGGCTCTTTTATGTTTTAAACGGGATTCAGATGGTGCTTTTAGAGGGTTAAATTTTGAGGATCGTCATACTTCACGAGCAAACTCATTTGACAcagtgtaaaatattttttgcaatttaAATTTTGTATACTTCTACATGTCCAGTTATGGGCCATCAaaagttgaatattttttcacaaaatgttgCTAGAATTCATGATCACAAAGACTAGTATACTTTTTAGTATGTACAGAAATTTTAACGCAACTATCGAAAGGCAAATAGTGGACTTAAGTAAGTAACtatttttcaattattctaaaagctttaaaaagtaatatcaaAAATTAATAACTCAACAAACCTTACTTACTTACCTTTAGTCGCACAACCGATCAGTTAAGTTTCTCCCCGTAATATGATTTATGAAGACGTTAGCGTGTTTTCTAACAGCATACCGTTTATTTTAGTCAGGTGGAGCGAACATAGTGGTTTTCGACGTTATTTTAGACTGGTTAGTGTTTCAACATGCGCTACACGACGGGCTACATGTTTTACGTTACAAGTAGTACGAGTTCGGTTATGAACTACGTATTTGATAGATGATGCACGgtcaaaaatgaataaaaaatgtcagtaatttaaacttacccggaACAAAAAATACTTTGCAACACATATTTGTACAAAGCCAGCAAATTCCTGCACAGCACAGGTTTAACAAAATGTACAGGATCTAAAGTTGGGCGGGCGGCGCGTTATCACGTCGTAAAACAAATATAATGACCCGCCCCGGTTTCGCTCGCCCGGAATTATGCAAGACACATTGTTGGGCGGAGTAAACACTTGTTTACGAAATTGCCGCGAGACATTTATTTTGCTTATTTATTCTCCAAAATGAT from Ostrinia nubilalis chromosome 4, ilOstNubi1.1, whole genome shotgun sequence carries:
- the LOC135071572 gene encoding uncharacterized protein LOC135071572; amino-acid sequence: MASIATFALILCVLFVNTQSSDLNVGTSLNSELLYLEAVQLSSIPLKTRTKNVFYNNSTSTKIIKGITAIDLDRSEAKATITAGGVGSTFANIRLKSERGSGLNYQIQIFG